A single genomic interval of Mycosarcoma maydis chromosome 8, whole genome shotgun sequence harbors:
- a CDS encoding uncharacterized protein (related to histone acetyltransferase 3 (myst)) encodes MTVQPLSSATAPLAAGPSGSRLPASPSKRVRTRQIAGASVSPAKKRRLKTLPAVKKRPPTRPATRRAPPQETCAFCLQPADRSRGGTPKLLISCYECGSSGHPSCLKWGRKSTKVHKALSYNWRCIECKKCEVCDDKGDDAQLMFCDRCDRGWHLYCLTPALSKPPKGQWHCPTCVAGDQHHQWSLPACPASTHLPSQIVRVSSSGRQSKPSNPDRSIDSLLTAHASLHRAKDAQLLAGPNFAVMNTLKNGLLSAAGSLLNFAPVSPWSPRSKIQTGMMPSSLNSSSKQTATGGGGSARGGKRGRPRKSAGASRSNQRPVSSLTGADRHASSSRNARLGDQEGSDSSDGEHGLEHGVHDGDSTKDVREDDEDDAAGECDAKSSEEEDPFGGVLEGSDALTLPYKPTPQDIERFQRAQQAAQDKLGGILADLPASSGSRVVRRPGLTPTVISSSAAASPRHASSIIPTDSPIGTSRTSRAQLVTRHSPSSTSVLSQVEITTAASSAETGTASPIKCIRFGEFDIDTWYQAPYPEEYSMVPDGRLWICEFCLKYMKSRFMAQRHRLKCKMRHPPGDEIYRDGNICVYEVDGRKNKIYCQNLCLLAKMFLDHKTLYYDVEPFLFYIVTEGDSTGDHFVGYFSKEKRSPMNYNVSCIMTLPVRQRRGWGNFLIDISFLLSKKEGRTGTPEKPLSDLGLLSYRNYWTLAVFYYLRTAPDEVSMDDISRATAMQLEDIYYVLAEKDMIVVYDGNNANSRTPATSKYRAREGIAAGSASAGGTSSAPESQLRKRGRPPLQHRPPPATRLPSYKDRDKNAAASLPRDYRIHFDRDYVIAHLKNYESKGYLKVRADKLKWTPFLVSRSFPQPISSAINGHSVCSGVGHSNGTPAPSGSGTFTPAEMMANLGYSVLNQVQKTPGRADTVSARASPAAAAGRRNMALVGPAAASPAAIGASNSANASLPSSPGQIPIATPTPSSPKKRNRPVPPAGNALYDITLGNTKSEEDGPRSQAEIASGLVGSLQVSPDISSSKTATANIDVAGAADAWDEDLDADGDADGEHEADEYVYDTSAPLTKQESQSTIAPGTEPLSVNAQRLERVLTASSGAPSGPAIRVSPQVQLPLEVANPWQARDGATTTPDAYDAEYDLGDEDADGSDDPALEEI; translated from the exons ATGACCGTTCAGCCACTCAGTTCGGCAACTGCTCCGCTCGCAGCTGGACCATCTGGCTCAAGACTCCCTGCATCGCCCTCGAAGCGAGTCCGCACAAGGCAGATTGCAGGAGCGTCAGTGAGCCCGGCAAAGAAACGCAGGCTTAAGACTTTACCTGCCGTCAAAAAAAGACCGCCGACAAGACCCGCGACTCGACGAGCTCCACCCCAAGAGACGTGTGCCTTCTGCTTGCAGCCTGCTGATAGGTCAAGGGGTGGTACACCCAAGCTGCTCATTTCGTGCTACGAatgcggcagcagcggacATCCCTCGTGCCTCAAGTGGGGTCGCAAATCGACCAAAGTGCACAAAGCCTTGTCGTACAATTGGAGGTGCATCGAATGCAAGAAGTGCGAAGTTTGTGACGACAAAGGTGACGAT GCACAGCTCATGTTCTGCGATCGGTGCGACCGTGGCTGGCATCTCTACTGCCTAACTCCTGCTCTTTCAAAACCACCCAAGGGTCAATGGCACTGCCCGACCTGCGTAGCCGGCGATCAGCACCATCAATGGTCACTGCCGGCCTGTCCCGCTTCCACGCATCTCCCCAGCCAGATCGTACGTGTCTCGAGCTCCGGCAGACAAAGTAAGCCCTCGAATCCGGATAGGAGCATCGACTCGCTTCTGACGGCGCACGCCTCACTTCATCGGGCCAAagatgcgcagctgctcgctgGCCCCAATTTCGCCGTTATGAACACGCTCAAAAATGGCCTGCTCAGCGCGGCTGGCTCTTTGCTCAACTTTGCTCCCGTCTCTCCATGGTCTCCACGCTCGAAAATACAGACGGGCATGATGCCTTCATCGTTGAACAGCTCTTCTAAACAGACAGCTACTGGTGGCGGAGGGAGTGCCAGAGGCGGCAAGCGAGGTCGTCCTAGAAAATCCGCCGGTGCGTCTCGATCCAATCAAAGGCCGGTTTCGAGTCTGACTGGTGCAGATAGACATgctagcagcagcaggaacGCCAGGCTCGGCGATCAAGAGGGCTCAGATTCTTCGGACGGAGAACACGGCTTAGAACATGGCGTACACGATGGAGATTCGACGAAGGACGTCCGAgaagatgacgaagacgatgcagccgGTGAGTGTGACGCCAAGAGCagcgaagaagaagacCCGTTCGGCGGCGTGCTTGAAGGGTCGGATGCACTCACGCTGCCGTACAAACCGACACCGCAAGACATTGAACGTTTTCAACGTGCacaacaagctgctcaagacAAGCTTGGTGGCATTCTTGCCGACCTACCAGCAAGTTCGGGCAGTCGCGTGGTCAGGCGACCCGGACTGACTCCGACTGTGATCTCAAGttcagcagctgcatcaCCGCGCCACGCGAGCTCAATCATCCCTACGGACTCACCCATTGGCACATCTCGTACCTCCCGTGCACAGCTTGTTACTCGACATTCGCCATCAAGCACATCAGTGTTATCGCAGGTTGAGATCACCACCGCGGCCAGCAGTGCCGAGACGGGAACCGCTTCACCAATCAAATGCATCCGCTTTGGCGAGTTCGATATCGACACTTGGTACCAAGCGCCTTATCCAGAAGAGTACAGCATGGTACCCGACGGACGTCTGTGGATCTGCGAGTTCTGCCTCAAGTACATGAAGAGCCGCTTCATGGCACAGCGTCACCGACTCAAGTGCAAGATGCGACATCCACCAGGCGACGAGATCTATCGTGACGGCAACATCTGCGTGTACGAGGTCGATGGCAGGAAGAACAAGATCTACTGCCAGAACTTGTGCCTGCTTGCCAAGATGTTTCTTGATCACAAGACGCTCTACTATGATGTGGAGCCTTTCCTGTTCTATATAGTCACAGAGGGTGACAGCACGGGCGACCACTTTGTGGGCTACTTTAGCAAGGAGAAGCGCAGTCCGATGAATTACAATGTCTCATGTATCATGACACTGCCAGTGCGCCAAAGGAGGGGATGGGGTAATTTTTTGATCGACATCAGCTTTCTGCTCTCCAAAAAAGAGGGGCGAACCGGTACGCCCGAGAAGCCGCTCAGCGACCTTGGTCTGCTGAGCTACCGCAATTACTGGACGCTGGCTGTATTCTACTATTTGCGCACAGCCCCGGACGAGGTCAGCATGGACGACATTAGCCGCGCAACGGCCATGCAGTTGGAGGATATCTACTATGTGCTTGCAGAGAAAGACATGATTGTAGTTTATGACGGAAACAACGCAAACAGCCGAACGccagcaacaagcaagTACCGCGCGCGGGAAGGCATTGCAGCGGGCTCTGCCTCAGCTGGTGGTACCTCTTCTGCGCCCGAGTCGCAATTGCGCAAACGTGGTAGgccgccgctgcagcacaGACCGCCACCTGCAACCCGATTGCCTTCGTACAAGGACAGGGACAAGAATGCGGCTGCTTCCCTCCCTCGCGACTATCGCATCCACTTTGATCGTGACTACGTGATCGCGCATCTCAAAAACTACGAATCCAAGGGGTATCTTAAGGTGCGAgccgacaagctcaaaTGGACGCCGTTCCTGGTGTCTCGCTCTTTTCCTCAGCCCATCTCGAGCGCGATCAACGGGCACAGCGTGTGCTCAGGTGTCGGACATTCGAATGGTACTCCAGCTCCGTCTGGAAGCGGGACCTTCACACCAGCAGAAATGATGGCGAATTTGGGATACTCTGTGCTCAATCAGGTGCAAAAGACGCCTGGCAGGGCGGATACCGTGAGTGCTCGCGCAAGcccagctgctgcagctggtcGGCGCAACATGGCGCTAGTTGgtccagcagcagcgagtcCAGCGGCAATCGGTGCCAGTAATTCTGCCAATGCATCTCTACCCAGCAGCCCCGGCCAAATCCCGATCGCTACACCGACTCCATCGTCACCCAAGAAGCGAAACAGACCTGTGCCACCCGCTGGAAACGCTTTGTATGACATCACGCTAGGCAACACGAAGAGCGAAGAAGACGGACCGAGAAGTCAAGCAGAGATAGCATCAGGCCTAGTCGGTTCTCTGCAAGTAAGCCCGGATATTTCTTCCTCGAAAACTGCTACAGCCAACATCGACGTTGCAGGCGCCGCGGATGCGTGGGACGAAGACTTGGATGCAGACGGAGATGCCGATGGCGAACATGAAGCCGACGAGTACGTGTATGACACCTCTGCCCCGCTGACGAAGCAAGAGTCGCAGTCGACGATCGCGCCTGGGACGGAACCACTTTCTGTCAATGCgcagcgtcttgagcgtgtgCTTACGGCTAGCTCAGGGGCGCCCA